The DNA segment GCACCTATGGGTTTCTTAAGTTTGAGAATCTGGACATGGCGCACCGGGCCAAGTTGGCCATGTCGGGGAAGGTGCTGCTGCGCAACCCCATCAAGATCGGGTACGGGAAAGCCACCCCGACCACCCGGCTCTGGGTGGGCGGCCTCGGGCCCTGGGtgcccctggctgccctggccaggGAGTTTGATCGGTTTGGCACCATCCGCACGATCGATTACCGCAAAGGGGATTCCTGGGCCTATATCCAGTACGAGAGCCTGGACGCGGCGCAGGCAGCCTGCACCCACATGCGGGGCTTTCCCCTGGGGGGGCCGGATCGCCGGCTCCGCGTAGACTTTGCCGACACAGAGCATCGGTACCAGCAGCCctacctgcagcccctgcccttgCCGCCCCCGGCTCATTACGAGCTTGTGGCGGAGGCGGCTGCTTTTGGGGCTCACCGGGGAGCCCCCCCTGACCCTCTCCGGGGGGCCCGGGACAGGACGCCACCGTTGCTCTATAGAGACCGTGACAGAGACCTTTATCCTGAGACAGAGTGGGTGCCCCCGCCGCCCCCTGTGCGGGATCGGAGTAATCGGGCAGCTGCCTATGACCCACTGGAAAGCCTGGAGCGCCGCCGGGATGGGTGGTCCTTGGAGCGGGACCGCGgggagagggagctgggcagtAGCAGTAGGGATCAGCCTAGGAAACGGAGGCTGGCGGAGGATGGAGGCCGGCACTTGGACCGTTCCCCTGACAGCGAGCgctcctcttcctcccgaaAGCGCCACTGCTTGGCCACAACCTCTCCCCCGGACCGCAGCCCCGAGCTCCTGGGAGGCCGGGAGCGTTACAGTAGTGACCCTGAGCGCTCGTCCCGCTTGCTCCTCTTGGAGCGACCTTCCCCCATCCGGGAGTCCCGCCGGGGCAGCCTGGAGCGGGGGCAGAACGAAAAGCGCGACCGCAAGAACTCCGCAGAGCGGGAGCGCAAGCAccgcgccgccgctgccgcccaggAGTGCAAAAGTCCGGCCAAAAAGGACGAGCGGGCGGCGGATGGAGGTGGCGGAGGCTCCCGGCTCAAACCTCCTCCCcaaaaacagcagcaggatggagcAGCGCAGGCTGGGGCAGCGCCCAAACTGTGCCTGGCTTGGCAGGGGATGCTCCTGCTGAAGAACAGCAACTTCCCGTCCAACATGCACCTGCTCCAGGGGGACCTCGGAGTCGCCAGCAGCCTCCTCGTGGAGGGAGCGACTGGGGGGAAAGTGGCTCAGCTCAAGATCACCCAACGTCTCCGTCTGGACCAGCCCAAGTTGGACGAGGTCAACCGGCGCATCAAGGTGGCGGGTCCCAATGGATACGCCATCCTTCTGGCCGTGCCCGGCGCCTCAGACAACCGCTCCGCAGCCGGAGCCGCCGAGGCCGCCACCACCTCCACGCAGAGGCCGCTCAGGAATCTGGTGTCCTACCTAAAGCAAAAGCAGGCTGCTGGGGTGATCAGCCTCCCTGTGGGGGGGAACAAAGACAAGGAGAACAGCGGGGTCCTGCACGCCTTTCCGCCCTGCGACTTCTCCCAGCAGTTCCTGGACTCCACGGCCAAGGCGCTGGCCAAATCAGAGGACGACTATCTGGTCATGATCATTGTCCGTGGGGCGTCCTAAGGCCCTCGTGTTCTGTTCCCAACCCTGCCTACTCCTCCATGCAGCCCCTCCAGCGTGTGCCAGGTGCTATGGGATACAGCCTTAGCCAGCCCTGTCGTTATTTTAAATAGATCTTTGTTTGTAGGTGACTCTCCCGGGCCGATTTTCTGTTACTACATTTTTCTATAAAGATAGAAGCCAGAGAGGTTGGTTAGGAGTAGTGTGAATAGGATATTTTGAGAATTTCCTAtcagtggggacagcagggaggcTCAGCCTGCTTTGATttacagaaaatagaaaaataataaaaactggggtggggggggagggggggaaagaaaaactcCTGTCTTCTTAATTTAGATTCATgtccttttttcatttcatgtATTTTAAAGCAAGTCCCAAGAGCTCGTCCTCGAGAGAGCTCCAAACCGAACAGACCAGATTTAAAGCACTCAGTGGAAATGGAAATCCATACTTTAATAACAGACTTGGTGTCACCTCCTCTCTTGAGTCCTTGAAATTCCGTGTGGGCCTCAGGCCAGCGGCGCTTTGGCCCGTGGGATCCCTTCCCTCGGGAGCCGCAGTGGTTTCCCCGTTGAGTCGCGTGGCTCAGGTCGACGTTTTTcaggtgagcagcagctgctcttggGTGCACAGCAGAACACTGAATTCCTTTTTGGAAAGGGATTCCTTTTTCATCCAGCCCCCCCAGGTGCATGCACTGAAACTGGGCTTTTTAACAGGTGTATTTCCCCGATTTCCCAGTGTATCCCATATGTGCACTTTGGGTTTGTAGCAGTGACTAGGTTTGGTGAAGAGCTGAGGACTTTGTTGCAAACCAGGAATGTCTTGTGCTCACTCTGGTGTGCAGGAAACAAGGAGGTGCTTTAAGGAGAACTTGAGTTATATTGTGGGGTTTTGAttttactgccttttttttttttttgttttgttttgttttccaagagTTGCAAGTTCAGTGGGGTTTGGTTCCACAATGCAAACTGAGCAAGTAAGTGCTTCTCTCCAGAGATGCTTTTCATTCTGTGATAATTTAATTACATAAAAGTTCTCATTAACATTTTACCTCTTTGTTAATAGCAAGGAACTGCTGTCTGCTAGGGACTTTTCAGGTACAGTGTGCAGTGGGCATTACATGAGGGTTATCATGGGCACCTGGAGTAAAGTGGTTTTAGCATCCTGGAGAAATACTAAAACTACTCCAACATGCTAAGGTTTGAGCTCTTGTTCTTGTGATTCAAGGATGAAACAGTTTtcaggttggttttttttttcccaaagaacataagttaattttttcttacttttcccCAATCATTGGGCACTTTTCTCCAGCTGTCTCAGCCACCTTTGGTAATTCAGGCATTTAGGAGGGGAGAAGGGATCTCAATCCCTGATGTGATCTTAATTCCATGATACTCTGTTTAACAACTAAAAGGATGGTGCAGCAGCTTCTAAACTGAGGTGTAAATCTCACTGTATCTCTTTACAGGCCCTAAAATTGTAATCTTGCACTTAAACCCAGAATGTAATCTTGCACTTAGCCATGTTTTCAGGGATTTGGGCAACAGAGAAGTGACACAGCGTCACTTGGTCCATGCTCCAATAGATTCCTTGGATAATTTATACAGGCATGAGTTGATTTCTGTTACAACTTGCATGGCAAAAATCAAATTCAAAGTGTGGAATGGGATACGAATAGGAGATGAAGGAGGAAATGTGTTGAATGTATTTTATGGGTGTAACTGAACTTGCTTGAGTTTCTGTCACAAAAGTAGGAATTTTTGTTACTGCACCACTTGTCAGAGAGGGGCTGTGGTTTAAGAGGGCTTTGATTCCTCTGTCTGCCCAGAATGAGTGGACCCAACATCCCAAACATCGTGGTGAACTGAGAATTCCAATGTGGCAGCATCTCTTAAacacagattttgttttctatagctacttttctttctaaatgAAAAGATGAAAGCCTCATTTAATGCTCTTAAATTTGAGAGTAAAATCCAGGATTTCTGGGTTGCCCTTCAATGTGAATGTAAGAGATGGCAGAATTCAGCTGTTCAGCTTACTATTAACAACGAGAATTTTTGGGAATGACACCAGAAATGCAAATCACTGTGTTTAAGAAGATACAGCATGTTTACCACTTATTGCAAAGAATGTTTTAATTGGAGCAGGTGCCTGTTGGGTGTCAGTAGGTGATCAATGCTGCAAGTGCTGCTTGCATTCAGAGGGAGTTTTCTGGGAGATTTCTGTCATCTGACAGAAATCACTTGAAAGAGTTTTCTGGGAAAGAGACTTTAACAGCTGGGAATTTAAATCTGcccaaaactgggaaaaaaaaagcactaaaTTTTGTGTTGGACACTGAGAGCAGCATTTATTCCGCTGATCCACAGCAGGCACCTGCTTAAAAACCCATAAAACTTGGGGTCAACATAGCTTGTCAAAGCCAGCTTGGTTTGGGAAGCCTTTTAGGAAGGGCATGTTAGGTGCCCTTCCATTTTTCCTTGGGAAATCACCCTGGAATTTCCTTGGTCCCGCCTGCCACTGGCTGTGAAattgtgctgtgctggagggcgAGAAGGAACAGGCGAGGCCGTGTTTGACTCCAGGTTTTCTGGTTCCTTATTTAATGGAGCACCTGCTTCCTTTGAATCTGGTTTATTTGTGGttgctgctctgttttgtaAGCAAGGATTTTAACACCCTTTGAGGGTTCTTGTGGCAAAACttggaaagcttttttttaCTGGCACTGAATTCCTGTGCTGCCATCCCGGCCGGTGCGGCTGGGCGGGCTGTGCTTTCCTCCTGGTCTGAGGTGTTCCCCACTGGAGTAACTGTCCACTGAAGCTGGCTTAGCCAGGGCTCAAGGTTTAGAAGCCCGTGGGTGATACCACTGTGTGTAGAGCAAACCAGATGTAGCAGCTGTTGGCTCTCTCCTTGTGTCTGGCATTACATTGCTGTGGCGAGAGCTCAGTATTCCCTCCCGACCTTGTGTGCAGCTGATGTTCTTCTATTTCATTCGTGTGTTAGCCTGGAGAAAGGATGTCCTTTTCCCGAATCATTTCATCCTTGTGCTTTATTCTTTGGGGAAAGAACCTCAAATGACTCGTAGTTTTGTTTGAGATTTTAgtttgctgtttatttctttcaaTTGGAAACTTTGCGCAACTTCCTTGGCCCCTGGCCAGTGGCTCTGTTTGCCACGGGAACACCGGGGTTATCCTCAATCCAGAGGTTTTAGGGACACAAATATCAACAGAACCTTGTCAGCCTTCCGGAGAGAAAAAGGCATTATTGCCAAGCAAAGAAACCTTGCCCTCTCTCTCTTTTGTTTCCTACAAGGATGTTAAAGATGGAATATTTTCGTGACAACTTTCTTGGCCTCTATGGAGAGCCAAGTTTTATGAAAACGAGTTTTAATTTCTTGTGTGGATTTGGGAACCCTCTGGTTGATGGTAACTGAGGTGAAAGGCCTGAGGTATTAATGGGGAGGAGGAGTGAATCAAAATTGTGAAGACAAGTTCAAAAACTCTGAGGACTCAGGGAAAAATGCCTTGGAAAATGGTAGTTCCTGGCTCTAAGCAAAACAGTGTTGAGGGCAGCGCTCCTGGGGAGTGCTGTGTGcacagaggagaggaaatggTTGCTGTGTGGCTCTAGAGCTTTTGGGGTTCTTTCCCCTTTGTCCCcctgtttatttctttatagCACTGAAGGACAGATATTCCAATGATTGATAGGCTGAACGATGAGGTGATTTTTGTATCAGGCTCAAAGCAGACCGGGTGGTGCAGAGAATGGCTCATTGAATATTCATCTTCCCGCAGTTCCGATTGTGTGAAACCGATGGCAAGGAGATACGACTTGAATAGTaacaattttaaattatattggGTGTGTCTTTGATTTGACCTTTTAATATTGGCATTGTCTGCTGTTAGAACTGCGCAGCAGAACGAGAGCAAAAGAGCTGTGTAACACTACATTTCATGGTTTTGTTGATAAGTTGCCTTCAGGAAACACCCAGTGAGGAAAGTCAACCGAATTAGCAAGAATTAGGTTGGTTTTTCTCCTGGTTAATGATTTCGATGTGCCCCAACAAATGTTACTGCAAGTTGAGTAATCATCAGTACTGTAAGCCTAGTTTCATCCTGGTCCAAAAAGAAGCCCTGCACTACTTGTTTCACATCTATCCCTAGAAGGCAACTTCATTCCGAGGTTTCATGCCCACGGGTGGTATTGGTGCTTTTTGAAGTCCAAGCAGAATATTCAGAAAGGCCTCGTAGCTCTTTATGTTCATCTGTATAATGTAGggaggggaaaaacccaaatctGGTGTACACATTTGTATTGAAATAacgttttttttcctcctgcaagCAAATCTGGTGGACTGCAGAAGACAACCGCATGGGATACCAAGCTCTAATGGACCTTTGggaagagaagctgtggcttaTGTGGAATTTACATGGGCCTCCTGGTGGAAGAAAGCTTATCTGTTTAGTATTTGTGCATTTTACTAAAAtggcagctttaaaaaaaaaaaaaagttgtgtaTCTGCTATTGTGATGCCAATGCCCGTGttttaagtggaaaaaaaaaatgacctCTTTGCTTTGTGCTGTGTACACAAGATTGCTGGAAAAGTAAAGGAATACCCTTTTTATGGCTCACACAGCTTAAAAGTAGCTGTCACTCAAACATGCGCTCACAGTTGAGCTGATTTTGTTTCATTCTAAATAAATTGTTTCTTTTGAGGAAAATGGTTTTTCTGCCTGGAAGTGAATTGACGACAAACGTTTGGCCCCTGTGTTGGCAGCGGAGgggttcctgctgctgctgcccaatTGAGCTGATAGTTGTGGGTCTTGAGCAAGAAGCAGGGAGAGCACCGACACTTTTGCGTTGATCGACCTGTGGTACCAGTCAGAAGAATTGTGTCTGATGGCCTTGCTGTGGCCCCCGTGTTTGCAGTGAAAAAGGGGTCACTTGCTGCGTTTCTCCTCAGCGGGACGGGGCAgcggtgctgctgctggcacgcAAGAAGCAGGGAAGCACCACCCTGCGCCTCGGAACGGTGGCCAAGTCTGGGGCTTCGCTGGTTGGAAGAGCTGGAGTTCCTGAATTTTAAgtttctgatttattttgttcacCCAACATGTTTGCCTTTAGTTTTgattcttggttttttttttttttaattttgaagaaaaaaagttttgaaattGCTTTGAATCTTGCACGTAAAACCTTTGCACCAAAAttgccaaaagaaaaagagaaatgagTCCTTAAAAGTGTTTAAATGCTGTTAATAAAGCCTTTCCTGCCGTACGCGAGGCGCTCCTCCATCTCCAGGGGCTTTTCAGCAGTTGTGGGTTTAGTGCTGAATGGATGAAGAGTTCCTGAGAGCTGGAGGCGGTAATTTAAACCTTTGCGTGGTGTCTCAGTGCCTTATTTTGACCGGTTTTGAAGCCATTGGTTCCACACGCCTCGGATGTGCATGTGCCCTGCTCgcgtcccggccccgccgcgcgcTCCGTGCAGTCGCTCCCGGTGTAGTGCAGACGGGGAGAGGAACAGCCGGAAACGTTGTGTGCTGTAGTTCTCCTGTCCCGGGGGCTCCTGAGCTTTGGAAAGCTGTTCCCGTGCAGGAGCACAACTCCGTGTTTGCCGCAGGAGACTTCGGGGCGCGCCTGAGGACCGCGGCCGTCGAGAGGAAGCTGCCACTGCTGCGTCGCCGGCTTCAGGAGCTCCCGTGCCGTGCTCGTGGTAGAATTCCTGTGGCGTGCCATGAAGACACCTCGAACGCTTGCCCTGTTTGCCTTGACATACTTTTAACTTCCATGGATAACCCCCTGCAGCCGGGCAGGATCTTTGCTAGGCTGCAGATGCCTCTCAGCCGACGGATGTTGTGGTTGTGCTCTGCAAGGTGTCTGTTCCCGGGGCAAAGCGCTGTGTAAATCCCTAAAACAGGTAAGGGGCTGGAAGAGGTTGGACTGAGTTGTCATGTAAAAGAGGATTGTTGTTCACCTTTTGTTGGCTTGATTCTGCAGTTTGTTAATGCTTGTTAATTGTGGTTTCTTCAGTCACCGTGCTGCTCCACCCGCTCGGGAATGGGGGCGAAGGAGCCGACTCTTGGATGCTCTTCCCTCTTTGTTGGGGAGCCCTGTTAAGAAACAGGGCTGTGCACCTAAAGCTACGTGTTCTCAGCTTGGCAAGCTGGAGCTGTTATTTTGACTTCATGAACTGCTTGAATTAACACTGCTTTAACCCAGAGTAGTGTTTATAATTTGTACGTGTTGATAAGGAAAGCCAAGCCAATGATTTGGCAAATTGTCTGTGTTTGTGGGATGCTGGTGTAATAATTTAAATGAAGTTTTTTGTTGTAAATGGGAGCAATTGTAGCTATTGCTGGTTATGAGGGAAGGGAATTGGAAAGGAGAGACCCAGGAGATGCCTTTTCTTCTAGAAGTTGGTGTTTGTAGttaaaattcctatttttttgCAATGTATTTCTTGTGCTGTTGAGATACAACCTCTGAATCTCCTTGGAAGTGTTGTACAATAGGTCTGGGGCTGGTAGCAGTAGTGGGAGATGTGTTCCAGCCCCTTTGCCTGGGTTGGGGGGTTGATGCTGACAGGAGATGGGTGGTCTGTCAGTGTACCCCAAAAAAGGGGATCTTTTTGGCAAGCTGGTCACCTGCTCAGGTATCCAGGTGTTTGTGTCAGAGGTTGGGCACGCTCCCATTTTTTGGGTGTGCTCTCGAAGTGTCAGTGGCTGTTCCAGAAGAGCTCTGCCTCTCTGAGTCAGATTTCACTATCTGTTTCACTGGGAGATGGTTCCCTGTCTCCTTTACATCATGCATTTATTCCAGAGACTCGGAGGTATCGTGGGATGTGCTGTGGGATGGTTCTCCTACAGTCACTTTGCCATAGCGAGCTGTTTTTTGGGTGCAGGGtctgcccctctgcctcctGAAGGGCTTCGAGGGATGCTCCAGTGGCCAGGTAGAGCCAGGCTGTTGTTAAAACCAGGCTCTTGGAAGGGTTTAATGCTCTATATGCATCATATTAATTTGGCTAATGAGACTTCTGGGGAAAGTGGATTTATAACGAGAACCATTTAATTAACTGCACTGCAGCAGAGAGCAATGCGAGCGGATTAGATGGGAGCAGGTTATTTGAATTCACACATTTTTTTAG comes from the Lonchura striata isolate bLonStr1 chromosome 30, bLonStr1.mat, whole genome shotgun sequence genome and includes:
- the RBM15 gene encoding RNA-binding protein 15 → MKGKERSPAKAKRSRGGEDSASSSSSSRGSKKPSGSSGGGGGSNGGKAAAASGESNSGSGRRGAHADKGGRAGSREYETGSAAAAGGGGRHGYSGKTAEASRSSSSRGGESRAAAAASSSSSSSEPGGGEYKTLKISELGSALSDEAVEDGLFHEFKRFGDVSVKISRLPPGAGAADERVAFVNFRRPEDARAAKHARGRLVLYDRPLKIEAVYVGGGSGRRRSSRSPALLDKESPYGAAAVGAVAAAVRHPPAGAAQRALSPAGSGGALGYRDYRLQQLALGRLPPPPLPRELERERDYGGFYEARVRPAYGLERVAGVAAAGGFRGGGGGGAGAAAEEEISPEDDQRANRTLFLGNLDITVSESDLRRAFDRFGVITEVDIKRPGRGQTSTYGFLKFENLDMAHRAKLAMSGKVLLRNPIKIGYGKATPTTRLWVGGLGPWVPLAALAREFDRFGTIRTIDYRKGDSWAYIQYESLDAAQAACTHMRGFPLGGPDRRLRVDFADTEHRYQQPYLQPLPLPPPAHYELVAEAAAFGAHRGAPPDPLRGARDRTPPLLYRDRDRDLYPETEWVPPPPPVRDRSNRAAAYDPLESLERRRDGWSLERDRGERELGSSSRDQPRKRRLAEDGGRHLDRSPDSERSSSSRKRHCLATTSPPDRSPELLGGRERYSSDPERSSRLLLLERPSPIRESRRGSLERGQNEKRDRKNSAERERKHRAAAAAQECKSPAKKDERAADGGGGGSRLKPPPQKQQQDGAAQAGAAPKLCLAWQGMLLLKNSNFPSNMHLLQGDLGVASSLLVEGATGGKVAQLKITQRLRLDQPKLDEVNRRIKVAGPNGYAILLAVPGASDNRSAAGAAEAATTSTQRPLRNLVSYLKQKQAAGVISLPVGGNKDKENSGVLHAFPPCDFSQQFLDSTAKALAKSEDDYLVMIIVRGAS